Within the Polymorphobacter megasporae genome, the region CGCGACGACGTTGCTCGAACGCACCGGCGGGCGGCTAAAGTTCAGCAATCGACGGAGCGGTGGAGCGCAAGTCGACGTTCGCTGGTTACGGTCGCATATCGAAGTGCAGGAATTGGAATGATCATGGAAACAGCAGCGCTCGACTCCGCCGTCGCGACGGCCAACTTGCCCCTTCTTCTCGTCGACGACGACGCGCCGTTCCGCCAGCGGCTGCAACTGACGCTCGAGCGCAAGGGCTTTGCCGTCACTGGCGCGGGAAGCATTGCCGAGGCACGGCGCTATGCGAGCACGCTGAAGCCGGGGCATGCCGTCGTCGACATGCGGCTCGAGGACGGCAACGGGCTCGATCTCGTCACCGAATTGCGGACGTTGCGTCCCGACATCAGGATCGTCGTGCTGACCGGTTACGGCAACCTTGCGACCGCGGTCGCAGCGGTCAAGGCCGGGGCGGTCGACTATCTCGCCAAGCCCGCCGACCCCGAGGATATCGTCGCCGCGCTGACCGCAGCGCCGGGCACCCGCCCCGAAGCACCCGCCGAGCCGATGTCCGCCGATCGGGTGCGGTGGGAGCATATCCAGCGCGTGTATGAACTCTGCAGCCGCAACGTCTCTGAGACCGCACGGCGATTGAAGATGCATCGGCGGACGCTGCAGCGGATCTTGGCGAAGCGGTCACCGCGGTAGCGAGAGAAGCTTATATTTAGATCGTCATCCCCGCCTTCGCGGGGATGACTGCTGTTTATTGCGCGACGATCACGGCAAGCGCAGCCCTTCGTCCGCGCCCGGATCGCCGAGCCACAACAGCCGCTGCGCTCCGCGTCGGGCAAAGCGCAGAGTCTCGGCCTTGCGCCGCGCCGCGTTCAACCGGACCCACGCGGCTGGCCGGACGATCGCCGCATCCCACCGGTCGGCGATGATGAGTCCGGCGCGTGCGGGCTGGAACCACTCGCTGTCGAAATCACCGAGGGGGAAACCGGGCGGCACCGCCCAGTAATAGCGGTCGCAATAATCGAGGTATTCGGGCCATTTCGCGTCGCCGCGCAGATCGGCGAGCGAAACCTTGATCTCGACGAGCGTGATCAAACCGTCGCTGCCGAGTCCGACGACGTCGGCGCGCCGCCCGTTGCCGAGCGGCACTTCGGTCAAGGGGGCGATCCCTGCATGCCACAACAGCCGCGAAACGCCGCGCGCGACGTCCTGCGCGGTGCAGGACGTTGCGCGATCACTATCGGGGGCAATCTGACTGTCGGGGGCGAGTTCGGGAACGCTGGCCATCGGCTCAGCGTATCAGAACAAGCGGGGAACGAAAACCGTTTTAGCGGTAGAAGACGTGGTTGCCGATCGTGCTGACCTTGTGGAGGTTCGACCAGCTAGCGTTGATCCGGGTCGCATGAAACGACACGGCGCGCGGGGCGACGACGTCCCAGGCCGCGGTGGCAGCGATCGCAGCGATCGCCTTGGCGGTCTGCCAGTCACGCGACGCGGCGGGGGTGCGGCTCTTGTCGAAGCTGAACTGGCCGTGCTGGGCGATGACGCCGCAGACGCTGTCGGCGAACTTGCCCGACGCGACGCGGTTGAGGATCACCTGGGCGACGGCGAGCTGCCCTTCGAGCGGCTCACCGCGGGCTTCGAAATAGACGGCGCGGGCAAGGCACTCGCGATCGCCGTAGGCGGTCGGCTGGGTGTCCATCGTGCGGGCGACGAGAGTGGCAAGCTGCGCCGGGCGTGGCTCGGCGGCGGCATCGCTCTCGGCGATCTGGGGGACGTTGGCCGTCGAATTGGCGGTCGTGTTGTCGGCTGTCGTGATGTCGGCGGCTGGCTGAGTGGTTTCGACGGTCGTGGCGACGATCGGGGCCAGCGCGAGAGCGGCAACGGGGAATTGCCCCGCGGCCGGAAGAAGTGTCACCGCGACGGCCAAAGCGGCCAGACGGGCGAGAATCGGGAACCTGAAGGTCATTCGTTCGCTTGCTACCCACGGCGTTCCCGGATCCGCTCGGCATCGATCCGAATGATCGTGCGTCGCTGGGCTGAACCCGGTTCGGTCCGCTTGGGCTGATGATCACCGGACCCGCCCACGGTTCCGGCACTCGATGCCGTTCGTGGTGAAGACCGGTTCACATTGTAGCAAGCTCAGTCGATTGTTTCGTCGATGAACCGTGCCGGATCAGGGGTGTCCAGTTCAATTACCCAAAGATCGGGGTCGAAGCCGCGCTGCCGGGAGACCCAGGAGTCGACCGAGTCGCCGGTTGCCGCGGTACGCCAGACGTACGATCCCGACTCGCCGAGCGCGCGCGACAGCGCACGAACGCTCCCCGATCGATCGCGGTGAATCAGGACGACGCTGCCGGCAACGGCGTCGCCACGGTGGACCACGGTGGCGAAATCCCCGGCGGCGTCGACCCGCCGGAGCAATGCGCTGGTCCACGTCCCCGCCGACAGGCGGGGCTCACTCACGCCGCCTCGCTCCGCGCGTCGCCGGTGACGAGCGCGTACAGCGCATCGGCTGACGCACTGCCGCGCAGCTTGGCGCAGAAATCGCGGTCACGCAGCGCGCGGCTGACGCGGGCGAGCGCCTTCAAATGTTCGGCGCCCGCTCCGGTCGGCGCGAGCATCAGCACGACGAGATCGACCGGAAGCCCGTCGAGCGCGGCAAAGTCGACCGGCGCGGCAAGCTTGGCGATCACCGCGACGATCCGCGGCAGGGTGTCGAGCCGGCCGTGCGGGATCGCCGTCCCCGCACCAAAGCCAGTCGACCCGAGCGCCTCGCGGGCAAGAATCACCTCGGCGACATACCCGTCGTCCTGGCCGGTCAGCCGCGCCGCGTGCGCCGCCATCGCCAGAAGCACCGCGCGCTTGTTGACCGCGTGCAGGTCGAACTGCACCGCGGGCGAGATCAGGTCGCCGAGGGCGATCATCACACCCTCGGCTCGACCCAGCCGATGCTGCCGTCTTCGCGCCGATAGACCATGTTGTGGACGCCCGACTTGCTGTTCTTGAACAGCAATGCGGTCGTGTTGCGCAGGTCGAGCATCATCACTGCATCGCTGACCGTCGCCTCGGGAATGTCGACGCGGGTTTCGGCGATGATCAACGGATTGTCGTCGGCTTCCTCCTCGGGCGGCGCGGCGAAGATCGTGTAGGCGGCGTTGTCGAGGTCGGTCTGGCTCTCGACGGCGCGCGCGTTACCCGGACCGTTGCGGTCCTTCAGGCGGCGCATGTAGCGGCGGAGCTGCTTGTCGATGCGGTCGGCGGCGCCGTCGAACGCGGCGTGCGCATCCTGCGCTTCGGCGCGGCCCTTGAGGATCAGGTCGGACATCACGTGCATGACGATATCGACCGCAAAGCCACTGTGCGGGGCCGGGCTCAGCGTGACGTTGGCACCGATCGCTCGGCTAAAATACTTGTCGGCGATGGCGCGCAGCCGGGTCTGGACGTGCTCGCGAAAAGCGGCCCCGGCGTCGACCTGATGGCCTGAAACGCGGATGTCCATATTCGTCTCCTTGTGGCGGGCGGTGGCTCTAGGCCCGGCCCCGGATGCCGTCAATCAGCCGGGGTCGACTGGGAATTAGGCAACGCTACGACAACCAGACCGGGTCCTTAAGTCCCCCGATGAACGCGGCGTGGCGGGCGAGTTCGTCGGCGGATGCCGCATGCGCGCGCGCCGCGACTAATGTCCGTGGCGCCGCGGCTTCCTCGACGACCGCATCGGCGGTGAGGTCGAACCCGATCTGCCGCCCGCCGGTCAATTCGACATAGACCCGCGCGAGCAGTTCGGCATCGATCAGCGCGCCGTGCTTCGACCGTCCCGACAGGTCGATGCCGTAGCGATTGCACAGAGCGTCGAGGGTATGCTTCGCCCCCGGATGCTTCTTGCGCGACAATTCGAGCGTACACACCGCCCGATGCGCCGGGATCGCCGGCATTCGCGCGCGGCGCAGCTCCCAGTTGAGGAATTCCATGTCGAACACGGCGTTGTGCGCCACAAGCGGCGAATCCTCGATGAAGGCGAGGAAATCGTCGACCACCGCCTCGAACACCGGCTGGCCGGTCAGAAACGCCGTCGACAGGCCGTGGACGCCCTCGGCATCCTTTGGCATCATCCGGCAGGGATCGATGTACGAATGGAAGCTGCGCCCGGTGGCGACGCGCCCGCGCAATTCGATCGCACCGATCTCGACGATACGGTGGCCATCCCCGGGCATGATCCCGGTCGTTTCGGTGTCCCAGACAATCTCGCGCATGACTCTATCTAACGTCGATCCGACCCCAGACAAGTCAAAGGCCGGCGACGATCTCCTTGACCGCCCGCCATGTCGCGATCGTCGACCCGCCGTTCTGGATGACGATATCGGCGAGCGCCTGTTTTTCCGCGTCGGGGATCTGCTGCGCGAGGATCGCCTCGAACTTTTCCGCGGTCATGCCGGGTCGCGCCATGACGCGATCGCGCTGCACATCCTCGGGGGCCGAGACGACCGCGACAAGGTCGCAGTCGTCGTCGCCGCCACGCTCGTAAAGCAGCGGGATGTCGAGGACGACAAGCTCGCGGGTCCGATAGCGGAAGAGGAAGCGGGTGCGTGCCACCGCCACGAGCGGGTGGACGATGTCCTCGAGCGTCTCGAGCCGGTCGCTATCGGCGAACACCTCCTGCCCGAGCGCGGCACGGTCGAGGACGCCGTCGACGACGACGCCAGGAAACGCTGCGGCGATCGGGCCGAGCGCTGCACCGCCCGGCGACTGGAGTTCACGCACAACGGCATCGGCGTCGAACACCGGCACCTTCAACCGGCGGAACATCGCCGCGACGGTCGACTTGCCCATGCCGATCGAACCCGTGAGGCCAAGGACGATCATGCGATCAGCAACGCGCGAAGCTCCGCGTCATGATCGCGGGGGGCGGGGGCACCATAGAACAGCTCGAACGCGGCGGCAGCTTGTCCGACCAGCATCTGGAGACCGTCGATGGTACGCAACCCGCGGGCGCGGGCGGCCGCGAGAAGCGCGGTTTCGAGCGGAGCGTAGACCATATCGAAAACAACCGTAAAGGGGTGCGTAAGTGTACTCTGTACATTTTCGTACAATTCAGGCTGTCCGTGCATGCCACGGGGAGACGCGTTAACAATTAGGTCAGCAAGGGCAAAACAGCTGCCAATACTCTCTATCGGAACTCCAGTCGCGACGATGTCGAACTCTCGCGCGGTTTCCGCCGCCAGCCTCGGATTGCGGCTGACGACTAAGATTTCGCGATGGCGGGTGCCTGACAGCGCCGCGAATGCTGCGCGCGCTGCACCGCCGGTCCCGATGACGACGATCACCGATCCCGACAGATCGATCCCGCGCAGCGCCTCAGTGACGCCATCAATGTCGCTGTTATAGCCGCTTCGCGTGTCGCCCTCGACCACGACGGTATTGACCGCCCCGACCCGCGCCGCTCGCGGATCGACCCGGTCGAGAAAACGCATCACCTCGACCTTGTGCGGCGCAGTTACATTGACCCCGGACAAGCCCAGCGCCGGCAACGCGTCGATCGCCGTGCCGAGATGTTCGGGTGCGACCGGGAAGCGCCCGTAATCCGCGTCGATCCCCAGCTTTGCCAGCCAGAAGCGATGGATCAGCGGGGACTTCGAGTGCGCGACCGGCCAGCCGATGACCCCCGCAGAGGCAAAGCTCACGCCGCCAACTCGCCGCGCGTTCGTAGGTAATCGAGCACCGCCAGCAGCGGCAGCCCCTGGATGACGAACGGGTCGCCGCTGACCTTCGTGAACAATTGCGCCCCCAGCCCCTCGATCCGGTACGTTCCGACGCACCCCAGCACCGCGTCGCCCTCGCGGTCGAGATAGTCCGATATGAACGCATCCGAAAGCGACCGCATCGTCAGCCGCGCGGTGTCGCTCGCTCGCCACACTGCCACGCCGTCCTCGGCGATCACCGCCGCCGCGATCAGCCGGTGCTCGGCCCCCATCAACCGCCGCAGCTGCGCCGCCGCGCCCGCCCGGTCGCCGGGCTTATCGAGCATCGCGCCGTCGGCAGTCACGAGTACCTGGTCCGCGCCAAGAACGAGGCCGCGCACTCGACGCGAAACCTTGATCGCCTTGGTCTCGGCGAGCGCATCGGCGATCCGGTCGGCGCGCGCGCCTTCGGCGGCAAGACCCTCCTTGATCGCATCTTCGTCGACCAGCGGAGCCTGTGCGGTGAATGCCACCCCGGCCGCAGTCAGCATCGCCGCGCGCGCCGGGCTCGTCGATGCGAGGGTGATCACTTCCCCTCGAGCTCGATATTCGCGCTGTCGCTTCGCGCCTGGACGAGATTGATGATCGCCGCCGCGGTCTCCTCGATCGATCGCCGCGTCACGTCGATCACCGGTATATCGTTGTCGGCAAACAGACGGCGCGCGAAGGCAACCTCGGCGGAAACCAGTCCAGCATCGACATACGCAGTATCGGCGGTCTGGCCGAGTGTCAGCAAGCGGTTGCGGCGGATCGAGATTAGCCGTTCGGGCGAGGTGGTCAGCCCGACGACGAGGGGCTTCGCGAGGTGGAACAGCGACGCCGGTGGCGGCGATTCGACCACCAACGGAATGTTCGCGGTCTTGTAGCCGCGATTGGCGAGGTAGATCGACGTTGGGGTTTTCGATGACCGCGACACGCCGGCGATAACGATGTCGGCTTCCTCCCAATCCTCGGCCCCGACCCCGTCGTCGTGCGCCATCGTGAAGTGGATCGCGTCGACCCGGCGGAAATACGCCGCGTCCATGACATGCTGGCGTCCCGGCCGCGTCACCGCCGACTGGCCGAGGAACTGCGACAGCGCGCTGATGATCGGGTCGAGCACCGACACCGCCGGCAGTGCCAGCTGGTCGCAGCGTAGTTCGAGCCGGTCGCGGACTGCACCGTTGATCAGCGTGTAGAGGACGAGCCCGGGCCGTTTGGCAATTTCCTCGACGACTCGATCGAGATGCCCCTCAGACCGGACCATCGGCCAGAAATGCTTGATGGTGTCGGTGCCCTCGAACCGCCCGAGTCCCGCCTTGACGATCGATTCGAGCGTCTCGCCGGTCGAGTCGGACACGAGATGGAGGTGCAATCGCGCCATGACCGATTTATTTCGTTCCCGCGAAATCTGGGGATAAGTCCACCATCAGCGGTTAGCGGCTTGGGCTGAAACCAGCAAGGCACGGGTTTCGTGTGATGTGTGCACCGCCCGTCCACAAGGGGACAGCGTGTGGGGAGTGCCTGTGAACAACGGGGACAAGTCGGCCTCGCCATCGGAATCACCACCGGTTTATACGATATCGCACAATAGGTGACCGTGGATAAATCCGAAATGCCGCTGACTCACAGCACTACAACTTCATCTAAGTCTTTTTAAGATTCTTGGAGAGTAGTAGTGCGATGGCAGGTACGAGCCGCGACCGGGACGGGGCTTGACGCCGCGCTGCCGCCGGGGTTTGCAAGGTCCATGATCTCCAGCGCCGCGACCTCACCGATCCTCGCCGTCCTCGGTGGCGAACACCTCGACCCGCCGCCGATGTGGCTGATGCGCCAGGCGGGGCGGTATCTGCCCGAATATCGCGCACTACGGGCCGAGAAAGGCGGCTTCCTCGCACTCGTGTATGACAGCGTTGCCGCGTGCGAAATTACGTTGCAGCCGATACGCCGGTTCGGCCTCGACGCGGCAATCCTATTTTCGGACATTCTGATTGTTCCGCACGCGATGGGGCAGGATCTGACCTTCGGGGTCGGCGAGGGACCGCGGCTCATGCCCGCACTGCTCGATGGCGTTTTCGACAGCCTGATCCCGGCGCCCGAGCGCTTCGCCCCGATCTACTACACTGTACGCAGGGTCAAAGCGGCGCTGTCGCCCGAAACCGCGCTGATCGG harbors:
- a CDS encoding ActR/PrrA/RegA family redox response regulator transcription factor encodes the protein METAALDSAVATANLPLLLVDDDAPFRQRLQLTLERKGFAVTGAGSIAEARRYASTLKPGHAVVDMRLEDGNGLDLVTELRTLRPDIRIVVLTGYGNLATAVAAVKAGAVDYLAKPADPEDIVAALTAAPGTRPEAPAEPMSADRVRWEHIQRVYELCSRNVSETARRLKMHRRTLQRILAKRSPR
- a CDS encoding MmcB family DNA repair protein, with translation MASVPELAPDSQIAPDSDRATSCTAQDVARGVSRLLWHAGIAPLTEVPLGNGRRADVVGLGSDGLITLVEIKVSLADLRGDAKWPEYLDYCDRYYWAVPPGFPLGDFDSEWFQPARAGLIIADRWDAAIVRPAAWVRLNAARRKAETLRFARRGAQRLLWLGDPGADEGLRLP
- a CDS encoding cell wall hydrolase, with amino-acid sequence MTFRFPILARLAALAVAVTLLPAAGQFPVAALALAPIVATTVETTQPAADITTADNTTANSTANVPQIAESDAAAEPRPAQLATLVARTMDTQPTAYGDRECLARAVYFEARGEPLEGQLAVAQVILNRVASGKFADSVCGVIAQHGQFSFDKSRTPAASRDWQTAKAIAAIAATAAWDVVAPRAVSFHATRINASWSNLHKVSTIGNHVFYR
- a CDS encoding DUF1491 family protein; protein product: MSEPRLSAGTWTSALLRRVDAAGDFATVVHRGDAVAGSVVLIHRDRSGSVRALSRALGESGSYVWRTAATGDSVDSWVSRQRGFDPDLWVIELDTPDPARFIDETID
- a CDS encoding PTS sugar transporter subunit IIA — translated: MIALGDLISPAVQFDLHAVNKRAVLLAMAAHAARLTGQDDGYVAEVILAREALGSTGFGAGTAIPHGRLDTLPRIVAVIAKLAAPVDFAALDGLPVDLVVLMLAPTGAGAEHLKALARVSRALRDRDFCAKLRGSASADALYALVTGDARSEAA
- the hpf gene encoding ribosome hibernation-promoting factor, HPF/YfiA family codes for the protein MDIRVSGHQVDAGAAFREHVQTRLRAIADKYFSRAIGANVTLSPAPHSGFAVDIVMHVMSDLILKGRAEAQDAHAAFDGAADRIDKQLRRYMRRLKDRNGPGNARAVESQTDLDNAAYTIFAAPPEEEADDNPLIIAETRVDIPEATVSDAVMMLDLRNTTALLFKNSKSGVHNMVYRREDGSIGWVEPRV
- the dnaQ gene encoding DNA polymerase III subunit epsilon, producing MREIVWDTETTGIMPGDGHRIVEIGAIELRGRVATGRSFHSYIDPCRMMPKDAEGVHGLSTAFLTGQPVFEAVVDDFLAFIEDSPLVAHNAVFDMEFLNWELRRARMPAIPAHRAVCTLELSRKKHPGAKHTLDALCNRYGIDLSGRSKHGALIDAELLARVYVELTGGRQIGFDLTADAVVEEAAAPRTLVAARAHAASADELARHAAFIGGLKDPVWLS
- the coaE gene encoding dephospho-CoA kinase (Dephospho-CoA kinase (CoaE) performs the final step in coenzyme A biosynthesis.), whose amino-acid sequence is MIVLGLTGSIGMGKSTVAAMFRRLKVPVFDADAVVRELQSPGGAALGPIAAAFPGVVVDGVLDRAALGQEVFADSDRLETLEDIVHPLVAVARTRFLFRYRTRELVVLDIPLLYERGGDDDCDLVAVVSAPEDVQRDRVMARPGMTAEKFEAILAQQIPDAEKQALADIVIQNGGSTIATWRAVKEIVAGL
- the aroE gene encoding shikimate dehydrogenase, translated to MSFASAGVIGWPVAHSKSPLIHRFWLAKLGIDADYGRFPVAPEHLGTAIDALPALGLSGVNVTAPHKVEVMRFLDRVDPRAARVGAVNTVVVEGDTRSGYNSDIDGVTEALRGIDLSGSVIVVIGTGGAARAAFAALSGTRHREILVVSRNPRLAAETAREFDIVATGVPIESIGSCFALADLIVNASPRGMHGQPELYENVQSTLTHPFTVVFDMVYAPLETALLAAARARGLRTIDGLQMLVGQAAAAFELFYGAPAPRDHDAELRALLIA
- a CDS encoding Maf family protein, which encodes MITLASTSPARAAMLTAAGVAFTAQAPLVDEDAIKEGLAAEGARADRIADALAETKAIKVSRRVRGLVLGADQVLVTADGAMLDKPGDRAGAAAQLRRLMGAEHRLIAAAVIAEDGVAVWRASDTARLTMRSLSDAFISDYLDREGDAVLGCVGTYRIEGLGAQLFTKVSGDPFVIQGLPLLAVLDYLRTRGELAA
- a CDS encoding pyruvate, water dikinase regulatory protein encodes the protein MARLHLHLVSDSTGETLESIVKAGLGRFEGTDTIKHFWPMVRSEGHLDRVVEEIAKRPGLVLYTLINGAVRDRLELRCDQLALPAVSVLDPIISALSQFLGQSAVTRPGRQHVMDAAYFRRVDAIHFTMAHDDGVGAEDWEEADIVIAGVSRSSKTPTSIYLANRGYKTANIPLVVESPPPASLFHLAKPLVVGLTTSPERLISIRRNRLLTLGQTADTAYVDAGLVSAEVAFARRLFADNDIPVIDVTRRSIEETAAAIINLVQARSDSANIELEGK